In Littorina saxatilis isolate snail1 linkage group LG8, US_GU_Lsax_2.0, whole genome shotgun sequence, a single genomic region encodes these proteins:
- the LOC138973914 gene encoding uncharacterized protein: MGTLLFTLLLTTLVSESSCIEWSSSALKEDAAVYTCDNSDLTLSWEVSKTTGETIVDVQWFYEGRSQELIAILSHGQLNVMPSFSGRVELTANAGIVIHRVTTGEMGNYSVEVNALDENGDFVTLRRKASVIIGDGLMTTDGQLHAYQMAVAVFSNSTQQWHVVLVCGTFIYHDTPPFTLEWTQLESHICALSVYCFCFAN; the protein is encoded by the exons ATGGGGACACTTCTGTTCACACTGCTGCTGACTACTCTTGTCTCTG AGTCGAGCTGTATCGAGTGGTCAAGCTCAGCGCTGAAAGAGGATGCTGCTGTTTACACCTGTGACAACTCTGACCTCACTCTGTCCTGGGAGGTTTCCAAGACAACAGGGGAGACCATCGTTGACGTCCAGTGGTTCTACGAAGGGAGATCACAAGAACTGATCGCCATTTTGTCCCACGGACAACTGAACGTCATGCCGTCTTTCTCTGGTCGTGTGgagctgacagcaaatgcgggGATAGTCATTCATCGCGTGACTACAGGGGAAATGGGAAACTACTCTGTGGAAGTCAATGCACTAGACGAGAACGGTGACTTTGTCACACTGCGAAGGAAGGCATCAGTGATCATTGGAG ACGGCCTGATGACAACAGACGGTCAGCTGCACGCGTACCAGATGGCGGTGGCTGTGTTCAGTAACTCCACACAACAATGGCACGTGGTGCTCGTCTGTGGTACATTCATCTACCATGACACCCCGCCCTTCACCCTAGAGTGGACC